TGGTAGAGCGCCTGCATGGCATGCAGGAGGTCAGGAGTTCGACTCTCCTTAGCTCCACTAAAAAGACTCGCTTAAAGCGGGTCTTTTTTTATACCCGTTCGGCACGTGTTTTTGCCAGAACAAACTTAATGCAACCGTAAGAATTTTGTATTTTTCCTTGCATGAAGAAGAATTCAAACAAACTTATCGGTAGCGCTGGGAGCGCGTTATTGTTCGCCCTGTTTGCGGGCACGGTCACTTTCGCGGAAGAATGCAATGAAGCCACCATGGACGCCTTCGCCTACGAAGACTGCCTCGCCGCAAAAGGAATCACGACAGGCACGGGAGCAGCGGTTGCAAGCGAAAGCAGCACGGAACAGACAACAAGCAAGCCGTTCTCGTACAGCCCCTTCGGACGCGACGCCTACCTCACTTCGAGCTTCGGCGAAAACCGCGGCACGCGATACCATCTGGGCATCGACTACTCCACGCAGATGGAAGAAGGCTGGGTTGTCTACGCTCCGGAAGACGGCGTGATAAGCGAAGTGAAGACTTCTCCCTTCGGCTACGGCAAGGTTCTATTCTTCAAGGGCGCTAGCGGCAAGACATGGGTTTTCGCCCACCAGAGCAGTTTCAGTCCCGCAGTAGACGAAATCGTCTACAAAAAAATGTACGACAGCAAAAAGAACGACATCTCGATTTCACCGAAAATCTCGTTCAAGAAGGGCGACACGCTCTCGTTTGCCGGAAGCACGGGCATCGGCAACCCGCACCTGCACCTCGAAGTCCGTACCGCCGACAACAAGGCGCTCTCCCCCTGCGGCGAAGGCGCACTTTGCCTGGACACCATCGCACCGCAGATTGTCGCGGCGGCGGCACTATACAAGGACGATGTCGCATTCACCTCCACGGAGGCGCTCGACAAGAAATGCGTCGTCACGCCCATCAAGAACAATTTCCAGAACGACGCGCCCGTGCACGTCGCCTTCAAGATCGTAGACTACAGCCGCGAGCCCAAGGAAAACCCGATGTCCATCCGGAGGCTCGAACTTTTCCGCTACGACGAGAAAATCTACAGCAAGATACAAGACACCATCCCGATGTCGAAGCAGCTCAGGATTCGCGACGAGCTGCTGTGGGCCGAAGAGGCGGACACCGCGGGCGACTGGCACTTCATAAACGCAAAGCTGCCGCCCCAGTCCGAATACCGGCTGGAAGTGGAAGACTACGCGGGGAACATCACCACGAAGAAGTTCTCCCTGCGCTCGCACTGCAAGGGCAATAGCGACTTCCCGAAGCAGCATTTCCAGACGACCCCGCTCATCACCTACCTCTCGAGGCCCGCGCTGAACCTTGCGCGCTGCGATTCCAACTACACGTTCTCCGCCGTAGGCAAAGAAGGTCAGATGCTCAGTTCCAACCTGTGCAAGGTATTCGGCCACAAGCTGACTTTCCTGGGCAAGATTGCAGAGACCTTCCCCGCCGCCGACAAAATCGTATACGGCAGGGGCAACGACGAGAAGACCATCTACATGACCACGCTCCGCCCGGGAGCCGCGTCGGCGAACTGGACCGTCAAGGACGAAGACTTCGAAATTTCGCAGAAGGTGTCCGGGATGGCGGTTAAAACGAACGACGGCACTCCGGTGCTCGCCTTCACAAGGAACATCACTGACAGCCTGAACTTTTTCGAATTCCACCCGAAGGGACTGCAGTTCAGCGGCAAATGGGAAGTCTGCATAGACGCGCAGACTGCCAAGGCGCCTCTCTACTGGCTCGGCGAGACGAGCCGCAACTGGTTCATCTTCAGCAAGCAGACCGGCGGCAAGAAGCGCTGCGCGAACACGAACGAACTCCGCGACATCGCATCGATAGACAACCAGGAAGTCCCGACGCTCGGGTTCCCCTACTGGGACAACGCCATCATCGGTGGCGTCCACCAGCCCGCACTCAAGATTCCCCTGCAGTTCAAGTACAACGGTGTCGAAAGCGGAAATTCCATCACGGTCAAGGCCGGCAAGAAATGGATTGCCGCCGAATACGATTCCGAACCGCGTGAAATTATACTGGAAGGCGAAAGGCTGCCCGACGAGGGCGAAAGCATCACCATCCAAATCGAAGACGAAGCAAAGCACAAGGCGAGCTACACCATTCCCGTTCCGGGCATGTAGCCGCAATCAATTTTTTAGAATCCGCTAAAGGTCGGCGTAACGCACCAGCTTACGGCCGCTGCTCAGGGCTATGCGCACGAGATCGCGCACATCGTCGTCGCGTTCGGGGAAATCCACCGGGTGCAGCGCAATGCGCGGAGTACCGAGAGGAGCGTCCAGCATCAGCGCGCCGAACTTGAACGTCGGCTTCACCATGAATTCGGGTACACCCGCAAAGCTCGCGACCGGAGAGGCGTAGCGCTTGCCGCCCACAGTCGTGAGCGAGAAACGGTCTTCGTAGAGCATCTTCATGCGGCGCACCTGCAAGGGCAGGAACTTGTTGCTGTACCATGTCGGAGGCACGAACGCCACGGGCTTAAGGCCCGCATCGGGCGTACCCTCGAACAGGGCTTTCCAGGCATCGATGCCCGCCTGCAGAAGCCTTCCGGACTCGTACTCGCTGAGTCCCGCAAATTCCGCCTCCCTGTGGGTCACGGTCATGCCGAAGAGCCCCATGTAGCTACGGCCCTGGCTGAATTCAGCCTTGTGCTTGTAGCCGTGGAGCGAAAGTTCGAACCCCTCCGCCTTGAGATCGGCAAGGGTGGAACGGAACGCCGCGACAGATTCAGCGGACGCCCCTTCGGTATCGGGAATCACGAGGATGCAGAACGGCGCACCCGCCAGGGCCTTCAGGTCCCGCAGGTACGGCAACACCTTCCGGAAATTCCAGACACTAAAATCGTGAAAACAGAGAAGGAATTTGCGAACCATGTCATGAATATAGTTAATAGTTGCAAGTTTATGTCTACCGGTTATAGGACTTCGGGCGGCAAGAAGCGCCTGTTTTCCGCATTTCTAGCAACTAGCAACTATTAATCAGCAACTCCTATTGCTATCTTTCCCGCCATGCTTGAATCCATCATTCTGGGCCTATTGCAGGGCCTCGCCGAATTTCTCCCCATTTCCAGCTCCGGCCACCTCGTCCTCGGGAAAGAACTCCTGGGCGTAAGCGAAGCGGGCATGTTCTTCGACATCATGCTCCACGCCGGCACGCTGCTCTCCATCTTCGTCGTGTTCCGCAAGAAGATTGTGGAAATCATCGTGGGCTGCATCCACCGCGACCCCGTACAGCTCAAGGAAGCGGGCTACATCGTTCTCGCAAGCATCCCGACGGCGATTATCGGCATCGGATTCAAGAAGCCGCTCGAAAGCCTGTTCGAAAACCCGCGCGCCGTGTGCGTCGCCCTGCTCGTCACCGCCACCCTGCTTTTCGTAAGCCAGTGGGGCCGTACCGGCAGCAAGCATCCTGAAGCCGAGGGCGTCAAGATGAACTGGTGGCGCGCTCTCGTCACCGGCGTCGTCCAGGGCATCGCCTGCATCCCGGGCATCAGCCGCAGCGGCTCGACCATCAGCGGCATGATTTTCATGGGAGTGAACCGCAAGTACGCCGGAGAATTCAGCTTCCTCATGAGCATTCCCGCCGTAGGTGGCGCCGCACTGCTCGACGTGATCAAGTGGGTGAAGTGCCAGGGCATGACGCCCGAGAAGGCGCTGCTCGACCCCGAAAAGGCAATGAAGTGCATCGACGCCGGCAGTTTCAGTCCCGAGCTCCTGGCCGGCATGCTCGTCGCGTTCATCGCAGGCATATTCGCGCTTGTGTGGCTCATGAACTTCGTGCAGAAGGGCAAGTTCCACTACTTCTCGTACTACCTGTGGATCGTCGGTATCCTCGGCCTGATTTTCATCTAGGCCGACTCCCGCCACCCGTCTAGAACAGCGTCCTCAAACCGAAACCGATAATGCCGTCAAGGTAGTTTTCGCCGTTCCGCAGCGCATAATACAGATTGACGCTCCAGTTGCCGCGGTACTGCGTGAAGCCAATACCGTAGTTCTGTTCGCGGGACCAGCCGTGATCGGGCGCAAGCCGGCGGTAGAGTCCGGGCTGGTAAAACGCCTCGATGCTCAAGTCATAGCCGTACTGCCAGAGGATAGCGATTTCCGAAAGCCCGTAGCTCCTGCTGCGAAGCGTGCGGTAATGCATCCCCTTGAAATTCTCGGGCCCGCCCAGAGCGAAGTAGTCCTTGCGCGCAAGTGACGCGCCTGTCGGGAAGATTCCGCCGGCCATGCCCGAGAAGCGGCTGATGAAATTGCCGTACAGCGGGAAGTACGCGAGGACGCTCGCGGTGGCACCGAGGTAGTTGTCGAGCGAGTCGGGGCGGCCCATCTTCCATGTGGCCGAGGCTTCCAGGCGCCAGCCCCTGCGCGGAAGCACGAACCTGTCCAGCGACACGTACGAAATCTCGAAGGTGGAATGCTTGTCGTCTTCGCTCATGCCGAAGAACACGCCGATACTGAAGTCGAAGCCGATGTCGCGCGTGACGCCCACCTCGCCCACGATGGTCCTTTCGATAACATCGCTCGAGGCGGAGTCCGATTCCAGAGAATCGCCGGCGGCACTTCCGTCGCCGTCAAGTGTTTCCTCGTCGAAGTTCCCGCGCACAACGACATTCCAGGCCGAGCCTAAAATCCACGGTTCCTTGTAGTAGCCCGTCAGGTGGCGCGAGTTTTCGCCCGTAAAACCCTCAAGCTGCAGGTCGCGCGCCGTCCCCGCAATATTGTACAGGCTCACGTCAAGCCTACCCTCCCAGACGTTCTCGTCGCTCGAATAGGTCAGGACGCCTTCCGCCGTAGAGACGTTCGCCTTGCGCATGCTGAACACGGGGAAAATCCTGTTGCGCGACGGATCGCGGTAAAGGCGCGCGGGTGCCGTCTTCTCGAAGTAGCCCATGCGGGCAAGCCTGCGTTCCGAGCGTTCCAGGTCCGTGAGGGAAACGGGCTTGCCATCCTCGATGCCCGAGAGTTTCGCGAACACATCGCGCTTCGTTCCCGCGGAATCAGCGTTTTCGGGCGGAGCCCACACGTAGAGCGCTCCCCGCACGATTTCAAGTTCGAGCACATGCATTCCGCGTGCGGAATCCATGCCCGCAACAGAAACAGCGCCCACAACCGCGCCTGCATCAGCAACAGCGTTCGCATCAGCGCCTGCCTGCCAAAGTTCCGCTTGCTTAAGTTCCGCCTGCCGGATTTTTCCCGTCACATGCGCCGCGACAAAACCCTGGTCCTCGTAATAGCGGGCAAGCTTGTCGGCCAGCGGTTTCCAAGCGTCACAGGGCGCGCCCAAGGCCGCATCCATCTGCGAATCGTCGAATCCGGAATGTTCGCCTGTCCACGCGATGCTGTCTACGGTACATGCGCCCACACCCTCCGCCAATGCGAAGGCCGCAAACAACATTATGTACAGCACCAATTTTTTCATATTCTAACTGCTAATTTCTCACAAGACATCTCAACAGGATCCTTCGTCTCCGCAACTATGTTGCTCCGCTCAGGATGACACATTCCACATTACACATCAGAATATCGCCCTCGCTTCTGTCGAAAGTTTCTGGAAAATATTTTCCTCGGCATCGCCGAAGCGCAAGATATAATGCAACCCGAAGGAAATGTTCTGGTTCACGGTAAACGAGAGGGACGTTTCCAGGCGGAACGTGGTTCCATCGCTGTAGCCCGACATCATCTGGTACGGCACCGCATCGTCGCCGGTCTCCACCTGGACTGTCGAGAAGCGCACGTACCCGTCAAAGCGCTTGGGGTTCTTGTAACCCAGACGCAAGTAGGCTTCCCAGAGGTAGGCGTCGAACTCGCGCCCAGCCGCTTCCTCGCCGGACCCGTAGCGGAATCGTCCGCCCGGCTCGACGCTGAAGAACTCCCAGAAACTCAGGCGGTACCTGCCCGCGACACTCCTGATGTTCCATTCCAAATCCTGGAGCGCCTGCAGCCCGACATCTTCCATGAAGGCTTCCGCACCCACGTAATGATTCTCGTTCAGCCTGTAGGAACCCGCAATTTCGTGATGGAAGAGCGACTCGTAATACTCGATAGAAGAGAGCTTCTTGTCGTACGAGGCGGAGGGCTTGTAAGCAAGCGTGGCACCCGAGGGATGCGTCCATTCCAGGTTGCCCGTCCACGACAACGTACCCGAGGAGACATCGCGCAGTCCCGACGGGAGAACCTCCGGGAAATACAGCTTGCGGCCCGTAGTGTCTTCGGAGACGGCGCTGATTGAACCGGAAAGCTTGATATCGCGAAGGATTCCACGGTCTATGCCGAAGGTCTTTCCCGGATTCCATTCGAGATTCGCGCTGAAAGACGCGTTCGAGGCGAGCACCGCCCCGATGGAATCGTTTCGGCCCATTCCCTCGTAGACGAAGTCACCGTTGTCCACGCCCTCGATAAACGCGCCGGTCAGGCTATCGTAACGCACGTCGCCCGTGCCCTTCGCCACCGCCTTGTATATGGCGGTATAGGTCTGTTCTTCAGTGAGGCCCAGTTTGTAGGCAACGTTTCCGTGGATTCCAATGCGTTCGTTGCCGAAACGCGCGTTCAGGTCGCCCGCCCAGTTGTGCTCGTCCCCGGATTCCGCCAGGTCGCGATACACGTACTGCAAATAGTGCGTGAGGTCTATTCCCTTCAGGTGGACTTCCGCGGACTGGTTCCACTTGAACTGGCGCAAAGAATCTATCCAGTTGTCTTTCAAGGGATCGCCGGTATTGCCTCCCCGGCCCGTATACGAATCGCCCCCGCGGCTCACGTTCAAAAGGTCGATGGATTCAAGTACGTTCCAGGAACTCTCCGAAAGTTTCACTCCGTAATTCGTGCGCAAATAAAGTTCCCCGTCGTCGATTTCCGCGCTGTCGCGTTCGGTATAGCGCACGTCCGCCCCGACAAAGCCCTGGAAAAAACCGCGCGTCTTTTTCACGTTCGCATAGCCCTGGAACCTTTCGCGGGCAACGTCCGTCTGGCTCTGCACATGCACGAGCGCAACCTCGGTCGAACGCCCGTCCTGCGTATTATGCGTCAGGCTCGCCTTTATTCGCGAGGAATTCCAGCGTTCATCGTCCCCTTGCCGGTAACCCCACGCAAGATTGCCGAACCATTCCGAACCCAGACGGAGCCGCATCGCGAACTCGTCGTGCCGGAAACTTCCGTTTGCAAGCAGCGCGCTGTCCAGGTCCCACTCGTCTTTCAGCCTGTACGAATTCCAGTCGTCATCGCCGCCCTTGAAATCCGAAATATCAAAGCCTTCCCCTACATAGTTGCCATATGCGGAAAACGCCACCGGTAAACGTTTCATCGCCGACGAGGAATCGGAAGTCAAAAACCAGCGGAACGCATGGGCTTCCGGGCCGCCCACGTCGTCGGAAACCGTATTGGTATCGCGCCTGGAATACGCCACTTCCAAATCGGTATAGTAGCGGTTGTCCAGCTGCGCGCGCAACCTTGCGCCCGCCATGTCCGTCCTAGACGGGCGGGAAAGCGCCCCGAGCGTATCGTCACGAACAAATTCACTTCCGTCGTCGTGCTTGAGCATCGCATAGTCGTCATCGGTCCATGCGCCCTTCTTCAAGCGGTCCACGTCGTTTTCCAGCCGGAAGCCAGACACGTCCAAGTAGAGGTTCGGATGGCGGAACTTGCCCGCAGCCGCATAGAGGCTCATTATGTTGTCATCGTCGTAAGCATCGTATTCCACGCGGATTTCATCTTCGGCGGACGGCATGCGCAGCCCCTTGAAATTCAAAAGGCCACCGGCATAATTCACCTCGTAATCCTTGCCGCGTTCGAGCTTTTCGCCGTTTATCCATACGGATTCTGAATTCGGGACGACCGAGATGTAGTTGCCGTCGCCGCTCAGGGCATAACCTTCTCGCTGGCCGCTCACACCCGCAAACGTGCGCACGGTTCGGTTCACTTCGTCGGTACCTACGGCGGCCCGCACGTCAGAATAGTTTGTCCTAAATCCAACCATACCGCCAAGCGAGGTCCGTTCCAGCGAGAACAGGCCAAGATCGGCATCCTGCCAGAGGAAGTCGCCCAGATGGAGCATCCAGTGCCTGGAGGTCGCCTTGAAATACACCTGGTCCACCTCCTGGAGCGTAGCCGTCGTCTGGTCGCCCGCACGCCTGTCCACGTCGTTCAGCAAGGCATCTATCACGACGCTGTCGCCCACGATTCCTTGGATAGAGAGCTTCAACTGCTGGTCGACCTGCGTATCGCCGTCGCCCACGGTCACCTGCATGGTCTTGTAACCGTGAGTCTCCAGACGGTTTTCGACATGCGCCGTATCGGCGGGAGCGGACGCCTCCACCTTATGCGAAAGGATATCCGGATTCCATACCGGAAGCGAATCTATATCGAGAGAAAATGCCTTCCCGACCGAAAGGGCGCCTACCCACAGCAAACGCCTCATCGGGACTACCTATTGGATTCGATGCGGAACTGCCTGCTCGACAGGAGCTTGCGCCCCGCAACAAGGTCAACGCTCCACTCTCCCGGCTTGAGGAGTTTGGGAGAAATCTCCGTATGGCACACGCCGATTCCGGACTGCGAAGATTCCTTGTCTTCGATGCCCTTGTGGTATTCAGTCGCCTTTATAATGCAGCGCACTGTCTGTATGGTGTCCGTACCCCAATACCATATGTGCAACAACGTATCGGAGGAATAACGCGCCGGATTCGATATCGTGGAATAGAAATAGAGCCTCGTGTTTTCTTCGAATACGGTATCGGCACCGAAGGGCGTCCCGCGCACCACATCGCGGCATACCACGCTCTGCGAGGGCGAAAGTTCGGCACCCGAAAAACTCTGCAACGAAGCGTCGTCCATCCAGAAACTGACGATGCGGTGTCCAAAGAAAACAAGGAAGACAAGCACCACGACGATGGTTGTCTTCCTCAAATTGCGAAGTGGCGGAATGCCGGCCACGGTAAACCCCTATTACCTGAGTTTACTTGTGTTCTGGGTGAATGCGGGAACGGCGTCCACCAGCTTTTCGACAAGCAGGCGGTTGAAGTCGTCGATGCGGTTCGGGAGCCTGGAGCCCGGGAACACCTGCACCAGCAAGAGCGCCTCGTCCACAGGAGAAATGTAGATGGAACGCTTCTCGCCCGCATAGGAGACGGACTGGAAGTTCTCGCCGCCGAGCATCATGCCCACCTGGCGGGCGGAGTCGAACGATGCCGTGCTAAGAACTGCAAGCGGAGTGGCGTCGATACCGAGGGTACCGACTTCGGCGATAATGGAACCGTCACGGTGGCAAAGGACAATGTAATCAGCCTTGACGCTGGCCTGGTAAGCAAGCATCAACCGGCGAACCTTTCCCACATCATCTGAAAAAATCGTAAAGTCGCTCATTCAAACCTGCTATGACTTTAAACCCGTTAACTACTTCTTGGGTACGTACGGACGCAGTTCAATTTCGTCGTCCGAGACCTCGGCGTTACCTCGATCCACAGATCGACCGAATGACGGCATACGCGGCGGCTGCGGGGTCGCACGCGGACGTCCGAAGGGGGACGACACCGGTTTCTGGAACGGACTGGCACCACCGGACGCCATTCCGCCGACGGGGGGCTTTGCCGCAAACGAGGGCATCTTGAACGGAGTCGCCGCTGCAGGTGCTGCTGCAGGAGCGGCAGGCTGTGCAGGAGCTGCGGGAGCCGCCTGGGAAACAGAAACGCCTTCCTTGGTGAGGCTCACGTCGTGCACGCCGGTGTTGTTCACGCTCTCAGCGGCCTTGCGCAGGAATCCCTGCTTCACGTTGAACTTCTCGATCACCAGCATGGCGATAGTCTTGAGCGTCGTGACAACACCCTTGCCGTTATGCGCCGTAGCCGGGAAGAACGGGACGTTGCGGAGGTTGAGTTCCGCGTTCATCTCGTCGAGGGTAAAAACGTTTTCCATGTCGCGCTTGTTGTACTGGAGCACGAAGGGCATGTCGTCCAGATCCATGCCGTAATCCTGCAGATTCTGGCGAAGGTTCTGGAGGCTCTCCAGGTTTTCGGCCTGGCGGGAGCGCTGCGAGTCGGCCACAAAGACAATACCATCCACACCGCGAAGCACAAGTTTACGGGTGCTGTTGTAATAGACCTGACCGGGAACCGTATAAAGCTGGAAACGAGTCTTGAAACCCTTGATATCGCCAAGATTTAGAGGAAGGAAATCGAAAAACAGAGTACGGTCGCCCTCGGTTGCCAGCGACACCATGTCCGTGCGCTTGTCCTGGGGCATCTTCTGGTGGATGACCTGCAGGTTCGTAGTCTTACCGCTAAGACCCGGCCCGTAATAGACCACCTTACAACTGATTTCGCGTGTTGCAAAATTGATTGAAGACATCACTAATCCTTGATACTTGCGATTAATCTAGTAAATTATTTGCGTATCTGTATGTGAGTCAACGCAAACAGGGCCCTCATTGTGTCCACGGCCACGCCAAACGCATTCTTCAAAAACAGAAAATACCGATGCACGTAAGTGCACCGGTTTTAAGACCGATTC
Above is a window of Fibrobacter sp. DNA encoding:
- a CDS encoding M23 family metallopeptidase, with the translated sequence MKKNSNKLIGSAGSALLFALFAGTVTFAEECNEATMDAFAYEDCLAAKGITTGTGAAVASESSTEQTTSKPFSYSPFGRDAYLTSSFGENRGTRYHLGIDYSTQMEEGWVVYAPEDGVISEVKTSPFGYGKVLFFKGASGKTWVFAHQSSFSPAVDEIVYKKMYDSKKNDISISPKISFKKGDTLSFAGSTGIGNPHLHLEVRTADNKALSPCGEGALCLDTIAPQIVAAAALYKDDVAFTSTEALDKKCVVTPIKNNFQNDAPVHVAFKIVDYSREPKENPMSIRRLELFRYDEKIYSKIQDTIPMSKQLRIRDELLWAEEADTAGDWHFINAKLPPQSEYRLEVEDYAGNITTKKFSLRSHCKGNSDFPKQHFQTTPLITYLSRPALNLARCDSNYTFSAVGKEGQMLSSNLCKVFGHKLTFLGKIAETFPAADKIVYGRGNDEKTIYMTTLRPGAASANWTVKDEDFEISQKVSGMAVKTNDGTPVLAFTRNITDSLNFFEFHPKGLQFSGKWEVCIDAQTAKAPLYWLGETSRNWFIFSKQTGGKKRCANTNELRDIASIDNQEVPTLGFPYWDNAIIGGVHQPALKIPLQFKYNGVESGNSITVKAGKKWIAAEYDSEPREIILEGERLPDEGESITIQIEDEAKHKASYTIPVPGM
- a CDS encoding roadblock/LC7 domain-containing protein; translation: MGKVRRLMLAYQASVKADYIVLCHRDGSIIAEVGTLGIDATPLAVLSTASFDSARQVGMMLGGENFQSVSYAGEKRSIYISPVDEALLLVQVFPGSRLPNRIDDFNRLLVEKLVDAVPAFTQNTSKLR
- a CDS encoding undecaprenyl-diphosphate phosphatase, with the translated sequence MLESIILGLLQGLAEFLPISSSGHLVLGKELLGVSEAGMFFDIMLHAGTLLSIFVVFRKKIVEIIVGCIHRDPVQLKEAGYIVLASIPTAIIGIGFKKPLESLFENPRAVCVALLVTATLLFVSQWGRTGSKHPEAEGVKMNWWRALVTGVVQGIACIPGISRSGSTISGMIFMGVNRKYAGEFSFLMSIPAVGGAALLDVIKWVKCQGMTPEKALLDPEKAMKCIDAGSFSPELLAGMLVAFIAGIFALVWLMNFVQKGKFHYFSYYLWIVGILGLIFI
- a CDS encoding BamA/TamA family outer membrane protein; this encodes MKKLVLYIMLFAAFALAEGVGACTVDSIAWTGEHSGFDDSQMDAALGAPCDAWKPLADKLARYYEDQGFVAAHVTGKIRQAELKQAELWQAGADANAVADAGAVVGAVSVAGMDSARGMHVLELEIVRGALYVWAPPENADSAGTKRDVFAKLSGIEDGKPVSLTDLERSERRLARMGYFEKTAPARLYRDPSRNRIFPVFSMRKANVSTAEGVLTYSSDENVWEGRLDVSLYNIAGTARDLQLEGFTGENSRHLTGYYKEPWILGSAWNVVVRGNFDEETLDGDGSAAGDSLESDSASSDVIERTIVGEVGVTRDIGFDFSIGVFFGMSEDDKHSTFEISYVSLDRFVLPRRGWRLEASATWKMGRPDSLDNYLGATASVLAYFPLYGNFISRFSGMAGGIFPTGASLARKDYFALGGPENFKGMHYRTLRSRSYGLSEIAILWQYGYDLSIEAFYQPGLYRRLAPDHGWSREQNYGIGFTQYRGNWSVNLYYALRNGENYLDGIIGFGLRTLF
- a CDS encoding polysaccharide deacetylase family protein, which encodes MVRKFLLCFHDFSVWNFRKVLPYLRDLKALAGAPFCILVIPDTEGASAESVAAFRSTLADLKAEGFELSLHGYKHKAEFSQGRSYMGLFGMTVTHREAEFAGLSEYESGRLLQAGIDAWKALFEGTPDAGLKPVAFVPPTWYSNKFLPLQVRRMKMLYEDRFSLTTVGGKRYASPVASFAGVPEFMVKPTFKFGALMLDAPLGTPRIALHPVDFPERDDDVRDLVRIALSSGRKLVRYADL